A single Primulina eburnea isolate SZY01 chromosome 11, ASM2296580v1, whole genome shotgun sequence DNA region contains:
- the LOC140805436 gene encoding uncharacterized protein, producing MKTTQSRQKSYGDQRWRDLEFHVGYHVFVKVALMKGVMRFGKKGKISPRYIRPFEILERVGKLAYRVSLPLNLARIHNVFHVSMLRKYMPIHSHVLNYEPIQLTPHLSFEEKPSQTLDRQEKRLQNKVIKMVKVKSLNHSEEEATWKTETETEMRRSFMLRILVVQLLDSRLAEGVRDKGQIDGFMSGVRMNEPSAREFAVEVFRLLASVLSV from the exons ATGAAGACTACacagagccgtcagaagagttatggTGATCAGAGGTGGCGAGATCTTGAGTTCCATGTAGGGTATCATGTTTTCGTGAAAGTCGCActgatgaagggtgtgatgaggttcggGAAGAAGGGCAAGATCAGCCCTAGATATATCAGACCATTCGAGATCCTAGAGAGAGTGGGGAAACTTGCATACAGAGTTTCCTTACCGCTGAATCTGGCGAGAATTCATAACGTGTTCCATGTCTccatgctgcggaagtacatgcCGATTCATTCGCATGTGCTTAACTATGAGCCAATTCAGCTGACACCGCACCTTTCATTCGAGGAGAAACCAAGTCAGACATTGGATAGGCAAGAGAAGAGACTCCAGAACAAGGTGATCaagatggtcaaggtcaagtcgCTGAATCATTCTGAGGAAGAGGCTACTTGGAAGACCGAGACCGAGActgagatgagga GATCTTTTATGTTGAGGATTCTAGTGGTACAACTTCTGGACTCGCGATTGGCCGAGGGAGTGAGGGATAAAGGCCAGATCGATGGTTTCATGAGTGGTGTCAG AATGAACGAACCTAGTGCAAGGGAGTTCGCGGTTGAGGTGTTTCGGCTCCTAGCGTCTGTGCTTAGTGTGTAG